The stretch of DNA TAAGCTCAAGGACGCTGGACCAGACCACCGCGGCGGCCTGCCTGAATCTTTCCCGCGCCGCGCGGGTCCCCGCCGACCTTCAACGCATGTCCGCGGCACGAATCGCAAAATTGATTTATCCGGTCGGTTTTTACAGGGTGAAAGCGCGGCAATTGAAGGCATTGCCGGAAACCCTCAACCGCCTGTTCGGCGGCCGGATTCCGGACACGGCCGCCGAATTGATGCTTCTGCCGGGCGTGGGCCGGAAAATCGCCAACCTCGTGGCGGCGCGGGCCTTCGGAAGAAATGAAATCTGCGTGGATGTCCATGTCCACCGCATCAGCAACCGGCTGGGACTGGTCCGCACAAAAGACCCGCTGGCGACGGAAAATGCCTTGAAAAGCGCTGTACCCGCAAGATACTGGCGGAAC from Kiritimatiellia bacterium encodes:
- a CDS encoding endonuclease III translates to MTRSTDIKKIISVLRRHYKKSRAPVTGLSRRCGNTPFQTLVAAILSSRTLDQTTAAACLNLSRAARVPADLQRMSAARIAKLIYPVGFYRVKARQLKALPETLNRLFGGRIPDTAAELMLLPGVGRKIANLVAARAFGRNEICVDVHVHRISNRLGLVRTKDPLATENALKSAVPARYWRNLNHLLVALGQTICRPTAPQCAKCPLNRRGARLCRRIISRA